From Tubulanus polymorphus chromosome 9, tnTubPoly1.2, whole genome shotgun sequence, a single genomic window includes:
- the LOC141911279 gene encoding synaptogenesis protein syg-2-like, which produces MNGQTSEVWFVFVIVLLTSKYTTGQQTNCIDPVDTRLTVVATRSIVIVGGTTDVQCQVSPASKNFCDFRMTIGGPPGEYAFDKSNCPSGTISDPRYTGQCDVTNGRYGLRIENIQMTDAGRWSCNYMNSFPNSKTVVTVLAPPSGPVLTSQPAPVINNIVTVQENSQLTVTCDGSQSGATGLKYKWTGVNPSGQSGNKLRFQPVRRTDSGVYTCNVSNTVGSVADSITINVTYPPSGVTLQGPESPVQESATVVFTCTATGGYPIPTLAITRTPGGSAVKQGVGRQLMYSTSVSKTDNQAEYQCTATGAGISVSVISNKVTLTVYFQAAALTLMKSPVDHVFVNNNQQIECKTDSSNPAVQIHWFTYSSKTWTQLISQPATSQTNAVYHGFSATSILSITATKPMNQARYRCETGNLSKDTTITIHFPPESITLTEIPNGSVVQGTSKTLTCTTDSSNPVSTIVWAFSSVATTWTNMSPNPATNHKPGPHSGHISTSSLVVSTDKDKNGRQYKCTAYQNGKPGVSKSITLSILYAADSVSLTPVKSVITENNSIRLNCAATGGNPDSYIYTWKFSTLPAAVWKTIGSTNDYLTLENLSKADSGRYRCEATNTAGFTISNIATVHVQYSPKLSNELKFVAANIGETAKFTIKFDANPSETSLSCSHNSTNDKHEINKTSLTQFDVIIQSVQVSDYGFYSCRLKNSIGSLEILLRLTETGPPQTPSNLTVIAKTAVSVTLSWVSEFEGGFKQTFTVSYRGSDSTGFVNKSKIPDPGYRKLVQTKITALKPATDYQFKVKSINLNPADNSSSFTDIVTTKTNAIPSAINTILKQATINRDGNLVVIKLSSFPSNKYSVYVKYCITNTNQCNSTKLIEITDGLIIININIHPDRNYSYKLIVTESDDVIVSHELQLEEDTVLATTINSGLIGGVIVGISLIAIIVIVIVLLFVKRRRDGQWIWTKYRSKSSPSAQIDIDINHIVGPKGDEYATVNKKPVTRPTAAAAAAAAAADVALNEFDPYSNIDDLVSEVKKTGEPLYALVDKNKKKSRNQVVNGAGGATGPIYSTVDKSKKKKTKGSVDSAAQVDKNKKGKKTKKAEKNMNYEMDENPYQTVGEEENPYQDVNNDDDEDEDIVRNGICGVDNPEFHPDETKEPTYLHIVNNIHHQAPPSVLIGDIDDFSTYTELDRVVEPRIQAELIARLEAEEAERRRIQEELEKQKKRVH; this is translated from the exons ATGAACGGTCAAACT AGTGAAGTGTGGTTCGTGTTCGTGATAGTTCTACTCACATCCAAATACACAACAG GACAGCAGACGAACTGTATAGACCCAGTGGATACGAGACTCACTGTGGTTGCAACACGATCAATTGTAATAGTAGGTGGCACCACTGATGTACAATGTCAGGTTTCACCAGCCAGTAAAAATTTCTGCGACTTTAGAATGACAATCGGTGGTCCTCCAGGAGAGTATGCGTTTGATAAGTCAAACTGTCCAAGTGGAACTATCAGTGATCCCCGATACACTGgacaatgtgacgtcacaaatGGACGTTACGGTTTACGTATAGAAAATATACAGATGACTGATGCTGGACGATGGTCATGTAACTACATGAACTCTTTCCCAAACAGTAAAACAGTAGTTACTGTTTTAG cgccccctagtggaCCAGTTCTAACATCTCAACCAGCCCCCGTCATCAACAACATCGTTACAGTACAGGAGAATTCACAGTTAACAGTCACGTGTGACGGTTCACAGTCTGGAGCTACAGGACTGAAGTATAAATGGACTGGTGTCAATCCATCAGGACAGTCTGGTAATAAACTCAGATTCCAGCCCGTTAGGAGAACTGATTCAGGTGTTTATACATGTAACGTATCGAATACTGTGGGATCAGTTGCTGATAGTATTACTATCAATGTTACAT ACCCGCCGAGTGGTGTTACATTACAAGGACCGGAGTCACCCGTTCAGGAATCCGCGACTGTTGTCTTCACGTGTACAGCTACTGGGGGTTACCCGATACCGACCCTCGCTATAACTAGAACACCAGGGGGCAGCGCTGTGAAACAGGGAGTTGGTCGTCAGCTAATGTATTCGACATCTGTCAGTAAAACCGATAACCAGGCAGAATATCAATGTACAGCCACTGGAGCTGGTATATCAGTATCAGTGATTTCTAATAAAGTTACATTAACTGTTTACT TCCAAGCAGCAGCACTGACACTGATGAAGAGTCCGGTAGATCATGTGTTTGTAAACAATAATCAACAGATAGAATGTAAAACTGACTCATCAAACCCGGCTGTACAGATTCACTGGTTCACATATTCCTCTAAAACATGGACTCAACTCATCTCTCAACCAGCTACCAGTCAAACTAATGCAGTCTATCACGGGTTTTCTGCTACTAGTATATTATCTATTACTGCAACTAAACCTATGAATCAGGCTCGATACAGATGTGAAACTGGAAATCTGAGCAAAGATACAACAATTACAATTCACT TTCCACCAGAGTCAATTACACTGACTGAAATTCCAAACGGTTCAGTTGTTCAAGGTACATCAAAAACTCTGACATGTACAACTGACTCCAGTAACCCGGTGTCTACGATTGTCTGGGCATTCAGCTCTGTGGCGACAACATGGACCAATATGTCACCCAACCCAGCAACCAATCATAAACCTGGACCTCACAGTGGACACATATCTACTAGTAGTCTAGTAGTGTCAACTGATAAGGATAAGAATGGAAGACAGTATAAATGTACCGCTTATCAGAATGGTAAACCTGGTGTCAGCAAATCCATCACATTGTCAATACTGT ATGCTGCTGATTCGGTTTCATTGACTCCAGTAAAATCTGTAATTACAGAAAACAATTCAATACGGTTAAACTGTGCAGCAACTGGTGGAAACCCTGATAGTTACATTTACACCTGGAAATTCTCAACTCTACCAGCGGCTGTCTGGAAAACTATCGGATCCACGAATGATTATCTTACCCtagaaaatctatcaaaagCTGATTCAGGACGATACAGATGTGAAGCGACAAACACAGCAGGTTTTACAATCAGTAATATCGCTACTGTTCATGTACAAT ATTCACCAAAACTGTCAAACGAGCTGAAATTCGTAGCTGCAAATATTGGAGAAACTGCCAAATTTACGATAAAGTTTGACGCGAATCCATCAGAGACAAGTTTAAGTTGCAGCCACAATTCAACAAACGAcaaacatgaaataaataaaactagtTTAACTCAGTTTGATGTTATCATACAATCAGTTCAAGTGTCTGATTATGGATTTTATTCGTGTCGACTCAAAAATTCTATCGGTagtttagaaatattactgAGACTCACAGAGACTG GACCTCCACAAACACCGTCAAATCTGACAGTTATCGCAAAAACAGCTGTATCTGTGACACTGAGTTGGGTGTCTGAATTCGAGGGTGGCTTTAAACAAACGTTCACCGTCAGTTACAGAGGCTCGGATTCTACAGGATTCgtgaataaatctaaaataccGGACCCCGGTTATAGAAAACTGGTGCAAACAAAAATAACCGCATTAAAACCAGCGACTGATTATCAGTTCAAAGTGAAAAGTATCAATTTAAATCCTGCTGATAATTCGAGTTCATTTACTGATATAGTTACTACTAAAACTAATG cTATTCCAAGCGCTATAAACACCATATTGAAACAAGCTACAATAAATCGAGATGGGAATCTGGTCGTGataaaattatcatcatttcctTCAAATAAATACAGCGTCTACGTGAAATACTGTATCACAAATACAAATCAATGTAATTCTACAAAACTGATAGAAATCACTGATGGTTtgattattataaatattaatattcATCCAGACCGTAACTATAGTTACAAACTGATTGTTACTGAGAGTGATGACGTCATTGTCAGTCACGAGCTTCAACTAGAAGAAGATACAG TTCTTGCTACTACTATCAACAGCGGACTGATCGGAGGTGTTATTGTCGGTATTTCATTGATCGcgatcatcgtcatcgtcatcgtgtTGCTATTTGTGAAAAGGCGTCGAGACGGTCAGTGGATCTGGACCAAATATCGCTCGAAAAG TTCACCCTCTGCTCAAATCGATATCGATATTAATCACATAGTCGGACCTAAAG GTGATGAGTACGCAACAGTGAACAAAAAACCTGTAACCAGACCgacagctgctgctgctgctgctgctgctgctgcggacGTCGCTTTAAATGAATTTg ATCCGTATTCGAACATTGACGATCTTG TTTCTGAAGTCAAGAAAACCG gAGAGCCACTCTACGCCCTGGTcgacaaaaacaagaaaaaatccCGGAATCAAG ttgTAAATGGTGCAGGTGGCGCCACGGGTCCAATTTACTCTACCGTCGATAAAagcaaaaagaagaaaacgaaag GGTCTGTAGATAGTGCGGCTCAAgtagataaaaacaaaaaaggcAAAAAGACGAAAAAAGCAGAGAAGAATATGAACTACGAAATGG
- the LOC141910859 gene encoding nephrin-like isoform X1 has product MCRKKFLVVILMLCLIMCTGINGQQTNCIDPVDTRLTVVATRSIVIVGGTTDVQCQVSPASKNFCGYRITLSGPPGEYAFDKSNCPRGTISDPRYTAQCDVTAGRYGLRIENIQMTDAGRWSCNYMNSFPNSKTVVTVLAPPSGPVLISQPAPVINNIVTVQENSQLTVTCDGSQSGATGLTYKWTGVNPSGQSHNKLRFQPVSRTDSGVYTCNVSNTVGSVTDSITINVTYPPSGVTLQGPESPVQESATVGFTCTATGGYPIPTLAITRTPGGSAVKQGVGPQISYSTSVSKTDNQAEYQCTATGAGISVSVISNKVTLTVYFKATALTLMKSPVDYVLVNNNQQIECKTDSSNPTVQIHWFIYSSKTWTQLVSQPATSETSAAYHGFSATSILSITATKPMNQARYRCQTGNLSKDTTITVYFPPESITLTEIPNGSVVQGTSKTLTCTTDSSNPVSTIVWASYSSVATTWTNITPNPATNHIPGSHSGQISTSSLVVSTDKDKNGRQYKCTAYQNGKPGVSKSITLSILYAADSVSLTPVKSVITENNSIRLNCAATGGNPDSYIYTWKFSTLPAAVWKTIGSTNDYLTLENLSKADSGRYRCEATNTAGFTISNIATVDVQYSPKLSNELKFVAANIGETAKLTIKFDANPSETSLSCSHNSTNDKHEINKTSLTQFDFIIQSVQVSDYGFYSCRLKNSIGSLEILLRLTETGPPQTPSNLTVIAKTAASVTLSWVSEFEGGFKQTFTVSYRGSDSTGFVNKSKIPDPGYRKLVQTKITALKPATDYQFKVKSINLNPADNTSSFTDIVTTKTNAIPSVINFILKQATIKRDGNLIVIKLSSFPSNKYSVYVKYCITNTNQCNSTKLIEITDGLIIININIHPDRNYSYKLIVTESDDVIVSHELQLEEGTGDDTWTVASLVPLIIVGVVFGVIAFVLVLILLIVLLIKQLRNEGCTFINKSKRRKTGEESTVVYSNSNEVNDTDSHSYAAATPYVNVAFSEAGNDPNPYEEVKH; this is encoded by the exons ATGTGCAGAAAG AAATTTCTGGTCGTAATTCTGATGTTATGTCTGATTATGTGCACAGGAATAAACG GACAGCAGACGAACTGTATAGACCCAGTGGATACGAGACTCACTGTGGTTGCAACACGATCAATTGTAATAGTAGGTGGCACCACTGATGTACAATGTCAGGTTTCACCAGCCAGTAAAAATTTCTGCGGCTATAGAATAACACTGAGCGGCCCTCCAGGAGAGTATGCGTTTGATAAGTCAAACTGTCCTCGTGGAACTATCAGTGATCCCCGGTACACAGCacaatgtgacgtcacagctgGTCGTTACGGTTTACGTATAGAAAATATACAGATGACTGATGCTGGACGATGGTCATGTAACTACATGAACTCTTTCCCAAACAGTAAAACAGTAGTAACTGTATTAG cgccccctagtggaCCAGTTCTAATATCTCAACCAGCCCCCGTCATCAACAACATCGTTACAGTACAGGAGAATTCACAGTTAACAGTCACGTGTGACGGTTCACAGTCAGGAGCTACAGGACTGACGTATAAATGGACTGGTGTCAATCCATCAGGACAGTCTCATAATAAACTCAGATTCCAGCCCGTCAGTAGAACCGATTCAGGTGTTTATACATGTAACGTATCGAATACTGTGGGATCAGTTACTGATAGTATTACTATCAATGTTACAT ACCCGCCGAGTGGTGTTACATTACAAGGACCGGAGTCACCCGTTCAGGAATCCGCGACTGTTGGCTTCACGTGTACAGCTACTGGGGGTTACCCGATACCGACCCTCGCTATAACTAGAACACCAGGGGGCAGCGCTGTGAAACAGGGAGTTGGTCCTCAGATAtcgtattcaacatctgtCAGTAAAACCGATAACCAGGCAGAATATCAATGTACAGCCACTGGAGCTGGTATATCAGTATCAGTGATTTCTAATAAAGTTACATTAACTGTTTACT TCAAAGCCACAGCACTGACACTGATGAAGAGTCCGGTAGATTATGTGTTAGTAAACAATAATCAACAGATAGAATGTAAAACTGACTCATCAAACCCGACTGTACAGATTCACTGGTTCATATATTCCTCTAAAACATGGACTCAACTCGTCTCTCAACCAGCTACCAGTGAAACTAGTGCAGCCTATCACGGGTTTTCTGCTACTAGTATATTATCTATTACTGCAACTAAACCTATGAATCAGGCTCGATACAGATGTCAAACTGGAAATCTGAGCAAAGATACAACAATTACAGTTTACT TTCCACCAGAGTCAATTACACTGACTGAAATTCCAAACGGTTCAGTTGTTCAAGGTACATCAAAAACTCTCACATGTACAACTGACTCCAGTAACCCGGTGTCTACGATTGTCTGGGCGTCGTACAGCTCTGTGGCGACAACATGGACCAATATTACACCCAACCCAGCAACCAATCATATCCCTGGATCTCACAGTGGACAGATATCTACTAGTAGTCTAGTAGTATCTACTGATAAGGATAAAAATGGTAGACAGTATAAATGTACCGCTTATCAGAATGGTAAACCTGGTGTCAGCAAATCCATCACATTGTCAATACTGT ATGCTGCTGATTCGGTTTCATTGACTCCAGTAAAATCTGTAATTACAGAAAACAATTCAATACGATTAAACTGTGCAGCAACTGGTGGAAACCCTGATAGTTACATTTACACGTGGAAATTCTCAACTCTACCAGCGGCTGTCTGGAAAACTATCGGATCCACGAATGATTATCTTACCCtagaaaatctatcaaaagCTGATTCGGGACGATACAGATGTGAAGCGACAAACACAGCAGGTTTTACAATCAGTAATATCGCAACTGTTGATGTACAAT ATTCACCAAAACTGTCAAACGAGCTGAAATTCGTAGCTGCAAATATTGGAGAAACTGCTAAATTAACGATAAAGTTTGACGCGAATCCATCAGAGACAAGTTTAAGTTGCAGCCACAATTCAACAAACGAcaaacatgaaataaataaaactagtTTAACTCAGTTTGATTTTATCATACAATCAGTTCAAGTGTCTGATTATGGATTTTATTCGTGTCGACTCAAAAATTCTATCGGGagtttagaaatattactgAGACTCACAGAGACTG GACCTCCACAAACACCGTCTAATCTGACAGTTATCGCAAAAACAGCTGCATCTGTGACACTGAGTTGGGTGTCTGAATTCGAGGGTGGCTTTAAACAAACGTTCACCGTCAGTTACAGAGGCTCGGATTCTACAGGATTCgtgaataaatctaaaataccGGACCCCGGTTATAGAAAACTGGTGCAAACAAAAATAACCGCATTAAAACCAGCGACTGATTATCAGTTCAAAGTGAAAAGTATCAATTTAAATCCTGCTGATAATACGAGTTCATTTACTGATATAGTTACAACTAAAACTAATG CTATTCCAAGTGTTATAAACTTCATATTGAAACAAGCTACAATAAAACGAGATGGAAATCTGATCGTGataaaattatcatcatttcctTCAAATAAATACAGCGTCTACGTGAAATACTGTATCACAAATACAAATCAATGTAATTCTACAAAACTGATAGAAATCACTGATGGTTtgattattataaatattaatattcATCCAGACCGTAACTATAGTTACAAACTGATTGTTACTGAgagtgatgacgtcatcgtcaGTCACGAGCTTCAACTAGAAGAAGGAACAG GAGATGACACGTGGACCGTCGCGTCTCTAGTTCCACTCATTATTGTTGGTGTTGTTTTTGGTGTCATCGCGTTTGTTCTGGtattaattttattgatcGTACTTTTGATAAAACAACTCAGAAATGAA
- the LOC141910859 gene encoding nephrin-like isoform X2 — MLCLIMCTGINGQQTNCIDPVDTRLTVVATRSIVIVGGTTDVQCQVSPASKNFCGYRITLSGPPGEYAFDKSNCPRGTISDPRYTAQCDVTAGRYGLRIENIQMTDAGRWSCNYMNSFPNSKTVVTVLAPPSGPVLISQPAPVINNIVTVQENSQLTVTCDGSQSGATGLTYKWTGVNPSGQSHNKLRFQPVSRTDSGVYTCNVSNTVGSVTDSITINVTYPPSGVTLQGPESPVQESATVGFTCTATGGYPIPTLAITRTPGGSAVKQGVGPQISYSTSVSKTDNQAEYQCTATGAGISVSVISNKVTLTVYFKATALTLMKSPVDYVLVNNNQQIECKTDSSNPTVQIHWFIYSSKTWTQLVSQPATSETSAAYHGFSATSILSITATKPMNQARYRCQTGNLSKDTTITVYFPPESITLTEIPNGSVVQGTSKTLTCTTDSSNPVSTIVWASYSSVATTWTNITPNPATNHIPGSHSGQISTSSLVVSTDKDKNGRQYKCTAYQNGKPGVSKSITLSILYAADSVSLTPVKSVITENNSIRLNCAATGGNPDSYIYTWKFSTLPAAVWKTIGSTNDYLTLENLSKADSGRYRCEATNTAGFTISNIATVDVQYSPKLSNELKFVAANIGETAKLTIKFDANPSETSLSCSHNSTNDKHEINKTSLTQFDFIIQSVQVSDYGFYSCRLKNSIGSLEILLRLTETGPPQTPSNLTVIAKTAASVTLSWVSEFEGGFKQTFTVSYRGSDSTGFVNKSKIPDPGYRKLVQTKITALKPATDYQFKVKSINLNPADNTSSFTDIVTTKTNAIPSVINFILKQATIKRDGNLIVIKLSSFPSNKYSVYVKYCITNTNQCNSTKLIEITDGLIIININIHPDRNYSYKLIVTESDDVIVSHELQLEEGTGDDTWTVASLVPLIIVGVVFGVIAFVLVLILLIVLLIKQLRNEGCTFINKSKRRKTGEESTVVYSNSNEVNDTDSHSYAAATPYVNVAFSEAGNDPNPYEEVKH; from the exons ATGTTATGTCTGATTATGTGCACAGGAATAAACG GACAGCAGACGAACTGTATAGACCCAGTGGATACGAGACTCACTGTGGTTGCAACACGATCAATTGTAATAGTAGGTGGCACCACTGATGTACAATGTCAGGTTTCACCAGCCAGTAAAAATTTCTGCGGCTATAGAATAACACTGAGCGGCCCTCCAGGAGAGTATGCGTTTGATAAGTCAAACTGTCCTCGTGGAACTATCAGTGATCCCCGGTACACAGCacaatgtgacgtcacagctgGTCGTTACGGTTTACGTATAGAAAATATACAGATGACTGATGCTGGACGATGGTCATGTAACTACATGAACTCTTTCCCAAACAGTAAAACAGTAGTAACTGTATTAG cgccccctagtggaCCAGTTCTAATATCTCAACCAGCCCCCGTCATCAACAACATCGTTACAGTACAGGAGAATTCACAGTTAACAGTCACGTGTGACGGTTCACAGTCAGGAGCTACAGGACTGACGTATAAATGGACTGGTGTCAATCCATCAGGACAGTCTCATAATAAACTCAGATTCCAGCCCGTCAGTAGAACCGATTCAGGTGTTTATACATGTAACGTATCGAATACTGTGGGATCAGTTACTGATAGTATTACTATCAATGTTACAT ACCCGCCGAGTGGTGTTACATTACAAGGACCGGAGTCACCCGTTCAGGAATCCGCGACTGTTGGCTTCACGTGTACAGCTACTGGGGGTTACCCGATACCGACCCTCGCTATAACTAGAACACCAGGGGGCAGCGCTGTGAAACAGGGAGTTGGTCCTCAGATAtcgtattcaacatctgtCAGTAAAACCGATAACCAGGCAGAATATCAATGTACAGCCACTGGAGCTGGTATATCAGTATCAGTGATTTCTAATAAAGTTACATTAACTGTTTACT TCAAAGCCACAGCACTGACACTGATGAAGAGTCCGGTAGATTATGTGTTAGTAAACAATAATCAACAGATAGAATGTAAAACTGACTCATCAAACCCGACTGTACAGATTCACTGGTTCATATATTCCTCTAAAACATGGACTCAACTCGTCTCTCAACCAGCTACCAGTGAAACTAGTGCAGCCTATCACGGGTTTTCTGCTACTAGTATATTATCTATTACTGCAACTAAACCTATGAATCAGGCTCGATACAGATGTCAAACTGGAAATCTGAGCAAAGATACAACAATTACAGTTTACT TTCCACCAGAGTCAATTACACTGACTGAAATTCCAAACGGTTCAGTTGTTCAAGGTACATCAAAAACTCTCACATGTACAACTGACTCCAGTAACCCGGTGTCTACGATTGTCTGGGCGTCGTACAGCTCTGTGGCGACAACATGGACCAATATTACACCCAACCCAGCAACCAATCATATCCCTGGATCTCACAGTGGACAGATATCTACTAGTAGTCTAGTAGTATCTACTGATAAGGATAAAAATGGTAGACAGTATAAATGTACCGCTTATCAGAATGGTAAACCTGGTGTCAGCAAATCCATCACATTGTCAATACTGT ATGCTGCTGATTCGGTTTCATTGACTCCAGTAAAATCTGTAATTACAGAAAACAATTCAATACGATTAAACTGTGCAGCAACTGGTGGAAACCCTGATAGTTACATTTACACGTGGAAATTCTCAACTCTACCAGCGGCTGTCTGGAAAACTATCGGATCCACGAATGATTATCTTACCCtagaaaatctatcaaaagCTGATTCGGGACGATACAGATGTGAAGCGACAAACACAGCAGGTTTTACAATCAGTAATATCGCAACTGTTGATGTACAAT ATTCACCAAAACTGTCAAACGAGCTGAAATTCGTAGCTGCAAATATTGGAGAAACTGCTAAATTAACGATAAAGTTTGACGCGAATCCATCAGAGACAAGTTTAAGTTGCAGCCACAATTCAACAAACGAcaaacatgaaataaataaaactagtTTAACTCAGTTTGATTTTATCATACAATCAGTTCAAGTGTCTGATTATGGATTTTATTCGTGTCGACTCAAAAATTCTATCGGGagtttagaaatattactgAGACTCACAGAGACTG GACCTCCACAAACACCGTCTAATCTGACAGTTATCGCAAAAACAGCTGCATCTGTGACACTGAGTTGGGTGTCTGAATTCGAGGGTGGCTTTAAACAAACGTTCACCGTCAGTTACAGAGGCTCGGATTCTACAGGATTCgtgaataaatctaaaataccGGACCCCGGTTATAGAAAACTGGTGCAAACAAAAATAACCGCATTAAAACCAGCGACTGATTATCAGTTCAAAGTGAAAAGTATCAATTTAAATCCTGCTGATAATACGAGTTCATTTACTGATATAGTTACAACTAAAACTAATG CTATTCCAAGTGTTATAAACTTCATATTGAAACAAGCTACAATAAAACGAGATGGAAATCTGATCGTGataaaattatcatcatttcctTCAAATAAATACAGCGTCTACGTGAAATACTGTATCACAAATACAAATCAATGTAATTCTACAAAACTGATAGAAATCACTGATGGTTtgattattataaatattaatattcATCCAGACCGTAACTATAGTTACAAACTGATTGTTACTGAgagtgatgacgtcatcgtcaGTCACGAGCTTCAACTAGAAGAAGGAACAG GAGATGACACGTGGACCGTCGCGTCTCTAGTTCCACTCATTATTGTTGGTGTTGTTTTTGGTGTCATCGCGTTTGTTCTGGtattaattttattgatcGTACTTTTGATAAAACAACTCAGAAATGAA